Genomic window (Rhododendron vialii isolate Sample 1 chromosome 4a, ASM3025357v1):
TTTTCAAATTAGTTATTAGTACTTCGGAGTGGTGAAAAAGTTAAAttctttcttgaattttttttttaaatccagaacgtccaaaacacttttggatagaCCGTATGCGCCAAGCAAGCACCACGGAATACCCACcatgataaataaaaaatgaataaataatgGAGAAGGGCTGCAAAAGGTGTTAAGGTCGGTAGGTCCCAGGAGTATTTTGTGAGGAGGTGGATCAAAAGTTGTGCAAGAGGCTCAAGAGCCACCGAGATCTGATGTGCGTCTGAGAAAATTGAGCTGCCGGTTTTAGATTTAAAACACAGGGGAAAACACCTTAATTTCTGATGTTTccacaattttcaaaaactttggaAACGTTTctgaaaaacgaaaaaagaaaaacaggcAATCTCTACTTCCTTAGTAGAGAATTGAGCTGCCGGTTTTAGACTTGCCAAATATGTTTTTTGctttagttttgaaaaaagtaaaaacataaacaaaaaattgaaaacaaaaaagttaccAAACGCACCCTTAGTATTTGGTTTTaagttttgagaattttttttgatgtaataaatggtaatgaatgaaaagagatagataaagaaacttattgaaaattgtgcagagagtaaaaaagaaattctgaaaaagggtaaaagaacaaagtgatccgtCCAATCCATAATTTTTCCAAGAAAAGATTTTCCgagtattttttttcactaattaaaagaactcattgaaaaaaatttgaatttttctagcaaaaattatattatttttaagactctGTTTTGCAGACTAGACAAAATTTTTGGAATAGAGGGAATACATGATACGGTGATTCAAAGTGTTTGTTTACGGACGTGGATTGCCTCCGCTACTTGTTCGATCAAGGCAGTTACTACagttgtctttttatttttttttgtcacaacgATATACATCAGCGAGTTAGTGAGTTAGTTGTTAGGGCGAAGGGGAGGCCGTCACATGAGTGGGAAACAAACCCAAGCCAAACAAATGGGGCAAAGAGTGCTCGACCAACTGAGACACCACCCACATTTACTGCAGTTATCTCACAAGTATGTGTTCTataaaagtatttttccaaaGAAATACTCTTGCATTGTGATCAATGTTGCATGTCAATCCCGTACCGTACCGTACTGGCCGGTATGTACCGGATTTgaggaaaaccggtaccctaaccccccaatACCGGTCCTTACCGCTTGGTACCGGCCATTTCGAAAAATACCGGCCAAGACAACGTTACCGGAAATCCCATCCGGTATTTTGCAGAACATTTCTTTTTCCTGGGTCCGATGTATCTATCACACGTTTTTCGGCATCCTCGGGaaaattaacccaaaaaaaacaaacaaagggACAGGACAAAAACGTTGtctttcagaattttagcaaaacatgaGCTTAATTATAATACGGGAGCGtgaggctcaaatcccggatttgcaccccccttGCGCGGGAATAACTCATGACGTGCACCcagttaattggtttccgaatcaattttttcaaattgccttcggccacggcCCATTTTCTTAAGCGCGCGAGACTTCTTCTTGGATCCCCATTCACATGTCTAtcagtgtgcaaagtcatttaagatggaaaaaagttttgtaactaggcaatgtgggacaagaggCAAACACATAGGTATTCTATGATGAATTGCATAGTAtgagggatttttttgaattataattatatataattattatatatattgtgtaGTTGCAGTAAATTCGAAATGGTATCTGGTATCTGGTATTTAACCGGTACCGATATGTACTGtaccaataaaaaaagcaaTACCCTAtccggtacggtattcaaaacATTGTGATAAAGCATAGGACTGTCCGACATAATTACTAGAGGAAAGCTCATACTCGTTATCAAACATTGTAAGGCTTTGTGGGACTGGTATGCACCAAAAAGTGTGCTGTGACCCCTCATTTTGATTCGGGAGAAATATTATAGaagcaaaataatatttaaaatattatgttACATACTCACAATAGATGTGAATTCGCACCAATTGTGCATATGGAGTAAActtttttgatatattttttctatttcataGCACAATTGATGTCATAAAATCTACTCAATCACATAAAAATACAGATGTATCCTGGAAGGGAAAACCTACAATATGTGCTGTCTTATTGCAGTTCGCAGATTGTATTTTTCAGATAATTTTCAATACAAGGTCACATAACTAGTTTTTCTGtggaaaaaaactaaaattaaaaatgaccCTTTTTTTAAGTCAAATTAATTATGTTATCTCAAGTCTGAGAATATATAGATTCAATTCATCTAACTTATCGAATTTCAGGAGTCAAATTAAAGAAGCGAGGAATTAACACCAATTCAGATGCGCAACAGTGTACTTCCATAACTTATAAAAAACCAAGCACTTTATCAATTCATATGTGCAGAAACACATTGTCATCAAGACTTCAACTGAACATTTTGTTGAGAACTTTTGCAATGATCGCAGATGGCATGCCGTAGCTGGCCTTGCAACTTGATCTCGAAGATTGTCAATTGAAGCATGCAACACACCAAAAACCTCACCTTCATCTGTAGACAACGGGCCTCCAGAGAAATCCAGAGCTGTCCTCATATCCAGCTCAAGAAAGGTCATGTCCGAATGATTAGGGAAACGAGCAAGGACATGCTGTGTAAAATCTTTGGGGGGTGGGAAGCGGTGATCAAATTCCCAAACCACAGTGAAAATTGTAGATTATTTGGGTGTCCAACCATAAAAACTGGATCGCCAACGTCAGGTGGGTCTTTCACAAACACACACGGAATGTTAGACGTTCGGATTACATCTTTGGACGGCTTTATGAATGCTAAGTCATTCCCTATATTAACAGATAGTACATTAGCATCACAGGCTTTCCCTCCATCAAAATTCGCTCGCACTTTCCCTGCAACCTAACATTCTTCCCTTTGCTGCTCCccaactttgaaattgaagagATCAGATACCACGTGCACATTGGTTAAAACATGACCCTTATGCCAGTACCAACAATGTTGATCCTTGTGGACTGcctaaacaaaaattaaaatgtaatctaataaaaaaaactaattaaaaatttaataaaaagtaTAGTTAATATCGTTAATTCCTGCATACGTACAGGGAGAAGAGagtgtgcgtgcgtgtgtgtgagGAGGGGGAGGGAATAGAAATGATATTTCCGAACTTGAGAGAATTCGGGAGGTCATTTGGGTGACCCGCGAGGAAGAAGTGGATCACCTCCTTTCTTCAGTTGCCAGTGGGAATTGCCGCGACAATGGGTGGTGTTGCAGTTGGTGAGAGGTGGGGTGGGAGACGTTGtgtaagagagagaatgaatgaattggagtttttttttttttgacaagtgtTGTGTTTTGAGTGAAATGGATACCATCTAGTCCATGAATATTATGAGTAGGAGGTTGATTTATACTACCTATGGAAAATTCCAGTCCAAAGATATTTTTATACAAGGTACTATTGAGATAGATTCTAGATTTTCACATGTGACTTTTTTCCCcattaaaatatctcaatattTTAGAAGGTTATTATAGAGTTTCTAGCAACTATATAGATATTTACAACTCTTCCAAGAATATATTTCAACTTCGaactttttcattaattttttttaatttttttttgccaaaatactAAATCAATGTATGTCTATTTGTGAACAGAGAGTAAATTATGTCCGGATAAGGCGGAAAACATGGGGTTTTTTGCCTCCGTCTTTTGTGGGCCTCACTGTGCATTTGTTGTgataatttgaatcgttcatcttatAGAGCCTGCAAAGTAGAATATCcacgcaaaaaattagtttgattgagaatcgataggtatgtcaaagATTGAACTGTagtttacaaaatggacagCCTAATTATGTCAAtagttttttaagttaaactgtccTTGACCGTTCATTTGtatatcaaaattaaatttttgacATACAGATCGATGTACGATCAGGCTAATTTTTAgcatgtgttattattttgcgGTCCCTGcaaaatgaatggttcagattaccGCAATAAATACATAGTGGGGCCCATAAAGAGTGGTGGAAACTCCATAATTTCCGCCTCATCTGAAAAGAATTCTCTCTCTTGTGAACCACGACTCGATCAGCTCCTTTGAATTTGCTGATCATTGAAGGGGCGGCTGCAAAGGGCCAAAAGCATCGAGTCGAGGGTGCACTGGGCAGAACCAGGAATGGATTATGCCTTGGgctatcccaaaaaaaaattcgatggATAGAACAGTGTATATAATATGCATACGGGTAATCTCTATGAAATTATGCTTGTAATCTATTCATACACCATGCGAATTTCTAGCACCATCACCATCATACCCTTGATCTCACATATTGTGAATGTCCAGCAGATTTGGACATTCAGATATCTATTTCTTAAGAGTTAATGCAATGGTATTTTTAACATGTataatatgaagaaaaaaaacgcTCCCATAAAAATCCGTAGACATcaacaaatatcaaaaaatgcTTCAGATTTATTTTAAGCACATCAGCCAGTGTTCTGCATCAACGAAATCAATAAAAATCTAAGTACACCGGCCAATGTtttgcatttaacaacataagagcaaatctaagcacaccagCCGATTTAACTGAGTTTTCAGCTCTAAATAATTAACAAGAACCATCCCTTGACggtggtagagagagagagagaacaacagGGAACGCAAACAAAGGAAGAacgtaagagagagagaacgtaTGTTAACAGAGAGGCTAAGAAGGCTCGGTCAAAATGAATTGGTGGGATAGGTTGagctaaaagaaaaaatgaattgagctaaaattataaatataatttttttttttttgattttccagAATACCACCTGGGCTATAGTCCAATACAGCCTACATGTGATTCCGCCCAATGTGTGTTTAATATGAGTGTTTCTTTATGTTCTTATTATATAAGGGTTGATCAACTCATGTATGAAATTAATGAACTAAATATTGTGTTCCCAATACCACCTCTGTAGTACAAATTTGGTTCCCTTGCATTTACAATGAGCAAAGTTTTACTCTACGAACTATAAACCAACTAGGTTAGTTGGCCTCCCTATACAAGGATGGAGCCAAGGAGGGGCGGTCGCTCCTGCaaggaggagaaaaaaaaaactacttttatatttcaaaaaataaattttctacgAAAGTATATAGGCTTGCCCCCCTctagtattttggaaaaaaaaaatcaaggatacgaTGATACCAGTGTTAATTTCGAAAGGCTACGGGTTAAATATaacaaaacctaaaatttgaGGGTTAAAATAGTGATTACTcaattatttaaatattttttctcccaaaaaatCCCCAATGGGTTGGGGGCAAACCATGTATCTTACCCATGTTTCTTCAAGTGCTCCAGATACTTGAAGACATCATCGATTGGTGTGGCTTCAAAATGTCGGCCAACATTGGTAATGATACCAATAAATCCTCCATCCAGATTGACGAGAGGTCCCCCAATACAAGACCACATAACGGTAAGCAAATAACAGGTATAAAAGATCATGAGAATGTTGGATAAACACAACCCCGGACAAAAAGGTACACAACAACAACCAATGAAGAAATCAATTCAGAACAGAAATCCATGAATACGATACAAACAATGGTGTTTTCTTGGGCTGGGCCTAACCTACTTTGGTGGGTTAGGTTTCTCTTATTGTGCTAAATTGTATGATTTGGACTTTTGGTCATCTGGTGTTTTGAGTTGTATTTGTAATATCTGCGCTTTTAGGCCTCCGGTGTAACGGACTTTGCCCATATTGGTGTAATTGGGTTTTGTTCCATCTAAATGTTTGTCCAACCTTGGTTGGATTTTcctttcctccttcctctcaataaaatgttacttttaccgataaaaaaaacatatagaaCCCCAAAACCCATAGCGGCATGGGGATTAGGACCAATAGAACTGATTCCCGCAATTAGGGCTCAAACTTTATCTATGATAGATTTTTGCTTATTTCCAACAATCAAACACCAATCATGAACTTATATGTCTTCAAAGACTTGAACATAAATTAATTTCTTCCAAAGATAGTAACACAAGCCTCTTATTGCAACGTTCTTTTCTCCATAAAAACTCTAATTATTTAAATTAGAGACAAAACACCAATTCTAACCAACCATGGAGGATACTCTTTCAATGTatccaatgagagagagagagagagagagagagagagaggctcttGCAACATTCAGAACTTCCGCTTTTATCAATTGCCCAGATGTTCTTTCATTGCGAGACTCAGTGTTTTCCATCTCTTGGTCAATGCTACCACCAGCATCCAACCTAGGCCAACGTACCAGCTATCAATTCTTTAATTGCAAGTATATGAAACAAATCCCCAGTTGTTCAAAAACACTTTCAGTTAATACCTGAGATAACCTAGATTATAATCAGACGTTGCATGGTCCCAACTAGAATACTGAAGTATACAGCCACCAGCCACCACCGAATTGTCTCGCATGGAATCCAACTTTCCAAAAGTTGCTGCGGTTAGTCGGTGACCGGGTATAATCTTTACAAAAGCTATATGAGAGCAAAAATCAGCTTCCAACAAGACACCCTTGTACGTGCCTCCGCTGTGCAAAAGCTTGACACTAATCTGCAATCAAATCAAACATGTATCTCAGAACACATAGGCCAAGTTCAATTGCCAGGAAAGGAAAAGTACTACCGTAAAACCCAAGTTTATTTTCTGCATATTTTGACTGTTAAGTTAGCAAAGAAACTTGTCTTGTACACTTCTTTAACTTTCCTAGTAGCATTTGTTTTCCCTCAAAAGTTATCCAGCAAAATTACATGATTTTACAAGgctccttaatttttttttttctccccccccccacccccctccCTAACAATTCTAAGAGCTGGGAAACTAAACGGTGTTCCCTCCCTAACAATTCTAAGAGCTGGGAAACTAAACGGTGTTCTCCCTTTATAATTTCAATTCAACCTCGAGGTGAAGTAATCATGTATACAAGGCGAGAAGAACTTATGCCCtttacaattggtatcagagcacaatcCTGATCTACATGGTGGTGGCCACCTCTAGAATTTGGTACGAAGTAATCATATATAGAATGCGAGGAGCACTTATGCTCAACTTCCCCAGATTCTGGAACATCGGCCAGATGTATTTGGAATTGgtaatttcaacaaaaataaaatttgaagttaagagaaaacaaataaaagagtTTTTAACTACCAATCGTCACCTCGAATTCGGTGCCTTCAAGAGGTTTCAAGCAATTAGCAGAAGTTGCAATTATGCCATCTGGATGTACAACAGTTCCTGAGAATACCTCCGACACCTTGCCGCCTACAGAACGATAGGCCAGTTCCTCAATTACAAAAATAGATTCCCCAAAAACACAACACATAGCCCACAGTATCAATTATAGTATGACGTAACAATTCCCGAAAGCTTACAGTGATGGATAGCTAGACCAACAAGAGACCTATAAACACCTCTAGAAGCCCAGTCGATCTTCATTTGGTGGATATGATCTTTTCTAACAATAGGACAGTAACTGCCGATAAGTGGATCAAGAACAGGAATTCGAAAAACCAGACCATAATCACCGAGTTGATAACTTTGAGAATGCCCTGGTAAGAACAGACGTGGGTATTGCATGTAAAGAGAAGAAATGCCT
Coding sequences:
- the LOC131324011 gene encoding uncharacterized protein LOC131324011 yields the protein MTQKLLEIEAYEAMNKRRAMNIRGISTVLPSELVAFNGVALDPAPAFIDVYSQESQQHLSDSQDFQTLPSFARHCLCSHEIGSYGFPGHSQSYQLGDYGLVFRIPVLDPLIGSYCPIVRKDHIHQMKIDWASRGVYRSLVGLAIHHCGKVSEVFSGTVVHPDGIIATSANCLKPLEGTEFEISVKLLHSGGTYKGVLLEADFCSHIAFVKIIPGHRLTAATFGKLDSMRDNSVVAGGCILQYSSWDHATSDYNLGYLRLDAGGSIDQEMENTESRNERTSGQLIKAEVLNVARASLSLSLSLSLIGYIERVSSMVG